The region ataatcgtcgTAGTCATGAGCAAATAACGATGACGCTAATaatattactactactactactactactactactactaataataataataataataataataatgataataatgataataatagatTTAGAAGGAACAAAGCACAAGCAGCGGTGACAAACTTTACGGATTActgtcacttctgatgatggaTGTTGTAGCGTACGAAACGTTGAAGttgtactatgataaaaaaaatcacgcctttttttcttcacatttgaaattgtttttgtctagTCAAAGGCTGCTTACTTTGAGTTtaagtttggatttcacggtccgccattactcaccttcaaaacttaccgattggacctcagagggctgGATCTTGGGAAAATTGCCGTCGTTTACTCACTAGCTTGaattcagcgtgtaaatgcagcttattataagTCTGAAAGCCCGCAACTCCgatcccgtgctgcatattaattcaccCGCGTACCACGCATTggattcttaaactagtgattCTTTGACTTGAATTACTGCTCAATCCAGCTTTCTCTCAAGATTTTAGAGTTAGGAATGTCGGACAGCAGTCCATGAGTAGGAGCCTTCCAAttgagcgttttcactcacgtgaccagcagccatattggattactgaaacaaaggaaagcatTTGCACAAAATTAGAGTTTCAATTCCCGGATGATTAGTTTGGTACatcatcatggccgccattcctttgttttggaacaccaacatggccgccgtgacgtcatgtgaaaacgctctatacttACTATATTCTTGAGTCAACcattgcgcgtatctttctatttttagaactaactcTTCTGCGGGacactcacatttacatcaatttgcatgcattgtttttgcattttttgtcttcgtttaacACTAAGTTCATTCtcattggccattctaaacaagGCTTGCAGAGCCGAAGACGCGCggcattctaaaaatagaaagatactcgcaaaggttgactcatagggcttgtctGGGGGAGGCAAATTCTTACTCATTGGCTCCCGCGGAggaccattaaataagaaaattccagttaaaataaacaggcttttaaatcaaggcttaaaactttggtcacctagtgtttagttaacactaGGTGACCACagttagttttgaaatccaaagaaaaagaagaattgatgtTTTGTTCATATTGGTACTTTAAGtaaatgtttgtcaccgctgcttTTGTGTTGTTCCTAATCATAACATAACGTGATTATACTCTCAGGCTTATCGTTTTGAGCTCAGAAGCTCTGCTAATCGAACCAAATCATTATCAAAGTAGATCCCCTTTGAATGCATGGCACGAAGAGGGCGGAAACCGAAGTACCCGAAAAAAAACCCATAGAAGCAGGGTATGGGTAGAGAACCAGGAAACTCAACTCACATTTGAAGCCCAGTCTGGGGTTGAATCCGGGCCTCATCGGTGCGGGAAAGCGGGtggtctcaccactgcgccaatcCTGTTCCCAACATTGACGTTGCAGTAAATTTGGTATGCTGGAAATACAAAGAGGATGAAGTATTACATCCATTACATGATTTTTAAATTTGCATGATAGGTAGAGGTACTAACAGTGCTAAGGCCTGCCGCCGACTCTACTGTGTGGGAAGTCACCTACAAACGAACCGACGACGACAGCACTGACGAGGAATATAAAGTACAAGCCACTTTTGTCATTCTTGGTGCCGGTGCTATAGGTTCTACAAAAGTACTTTTGCGCTCTAAGGCAAGTGGGCTCAATGTATCCAATCAGCTCGGAAAGCGGTTTTCCACCAATGGCGATGTGATAGCGTCGAGTTTCTGTGGCGATAATATCGTAAACGCAATCGGCATTCCTTATGAGACCGCCCCAGGGGTCGATCATCCACCGGGTCCAACAATTACCACCGTAGCAGATTTTCGTCGCTTCACCCCTGGAAATTTTGAGAGGCACCATGTTATCCAAGATTTTGGAATCCCTGTCGGCTTGGCGTCTCCTTTCATCATTGGCTTGGCTGTAAAGGCACTGTTTTCTGGCGATGAACAGTATCCTGATATCGAGGACGTCGACAAATTTtacaaggtatgaaaatttaCCAGCACTTCGTTTTGATTGATTGGTTGTTGGCTTAAGGAATGTATGGATCGTGTaattggttgattgattgattgattgatcgattgattgattgacggATTTAGTCCTTGTTTTCGAATGAGTTtaaaaaagaagttaaattggTACTCAAAGCGATTGGCTTATaaatctcgcgccacttttttctACCAATGAAAAGCACATGCATACCAATGATTTCAAACAAAGATACTGATTGTTTTTTGTATCTGTTCGCGTCTTTACCCTGGTCGTTCCTGTATGAATTGGAACTCATGAGTTCCCTGGCTATATTGAAATGTTACATCTTTAATAACCTCTTTTTTATGGTTTAGTGTTCTTGAATGAAATTGACTGATTGCTTGGTTGATTGGTTGGTTGATTGAtggattgactgattgattgattgattagttgaatgattggttgattgactgtttgattgattgactgattgattgattgattgattgactgattgattgattgattgattgaatgattggttgattgactgtttgattgattgaatgattgattgattgattgattgattgattgattgattgatcgattgattgattatGTCTCGTTGTATACAGGCAGTTAAGTCCGAGGCGGGCGAGAAATCTCTGGCTTTCCTTGGAATGAGTCATGATGATGCAAAGGGCGTCATTTCCTTTGACAATGGCATTTTTGATATCACCTGGAATAAAGTGGGGTGCGAAAGCAATTTCTTCGAAGTAAACAAAAGGATGAAAACAATGACTGATGCTCTGGGAGGCACGTTTATACCCAATCCAAAGTGGGCCAAAGGTCAGAAGCGAAGTGTTATCACAGGACATCCTCTTGGCGGATGCTCCATGGGAGAGTCGGGAAAAACAGCTGTGGTGAATCACGCCGGGCAAGTTTTTGATGGTATGTGAAGCGTTCAGAGGACTTGTCAACAGTTACCGTCGCTGTCTATTTCTAGTCTTGGGTAGATTTAAATTTCAAAGGAACTCAATTAACTGTAAGAACGGGAAAAGTCCGGCTTTCTTCCAGAAAATTCGTTGTATTATTTTGGTGACTTAAGAATGGAGAGAATtgcattattaatgttaataatttattgtatgATCAGGAGATAAACTAGATAGGGATAACCTCCTTTATCTCCTTTTCACTTTTCCCAAGAAATAAtcagtcatttcatttcatttatttagcTGAAATGTCCTTGAGTATAACTTGAGTTGATGAGTGAAGAAGTCCTTGATTACCGTTACCTGAAGCATCGATGAGAATAAAATGCGATGCGTTCGTTCCAGGGTGCTTTCCCTTATATTTGTAGTATACTTGCAACGAATTAAGAAAACAGTCAACAGGGCCGGTTTCGAAGGAAACTGCGGAGGAAGGTCGGTAGGATTGTGAAGCGCGGAAATTTGGTAGAAACGAATGGCGAGGTTGTTTGAAAGACTGCGTCAAGGTAAGCAAGACACTTTGACAGATTCAGGTGGCATCAACGGAACTAGAACATGTCCTCTGCGATGCgagaaaagtttgaaaacaatttaccacTTCTCTAGCTGACTCCATTCCTCATTTAAATTAAGAATCCTTTGTAAACTGGTAACTGTTCTCTTCATTCTTTCAGGAAATACTAATAATCTCCATGAGGGTCTGTTGGTTGTTGACGGATCCATTGTCCCCAGACCTCTGGGTGTTAATCCCTCACTGACGATAGCGATGCTGGCGGAGCGCTGTATTCGGCTTCTTGCCGAAAGACAGGGTTGGACCATCGACTACGACACCTTCACTCCATTAGGTAAGGCAAAATAATTAAGTTTGAGTTTTGGTCCCTCAGATGTGAAAATAAGTCAGTTCGGAGTTTTAAAAATCGCTCGCTCGCGCCTGGATAAAAGCAAGTATGAATTAAAGATACAAGAAATTTTGATTGCAAACTCGTCAAATATTTCTCTCCCCACGCACACATGCGTTTTTGCCACTCCAAACTCAGTTTATTAATAACTGATAGTCTAAACTGGACAGAACTTTTTAGCTATGGTCTCTGGCCGCAACTTTGGTAGATTTTTAAGCTGACCCTGTTGGTGGATTTCGTCAGTCTTTCATGCGAGTGCGAAGTTAGCTCAGGGTAACGACCTGAAATATCTGAAGTGGTGGCCGTGTAGTGAGAAAAAGTCATTTCATGACAGGTACAGGAGCAAGGATTATTGACCTGGGGCGAGGGCATATGTGATATATTCCCTCGTGTTGAGCCCGAGGGCTACGCccagaatcccaactggctggtgGAGGCTAttcagttggctatttactagtgcggccgagaagttgaaccagagactactaggaacaaattcaacgaatgGTCAGAACGGGTCCTAAGCACGGGGTCACACTGCCTCCTCCTCCTTTTGCACGCCAAGCTATCCAATCAGAATCAAGAGAAGCTATATTTAGCGTCTGATTGAATTATCAAAAGCTGTCAATGATTGGGTGGTCAAAAAAAGAACTGAACAATTTTATCAGTACTAACTTTGACGCATGACATATTGAAACACATTAgtatttgaatatttgaatcGTTTAAATTGGTTTGACTAATTCCGCGTTTTTTGCAGATTACTGAGGCAACTCCAGGATCGACGGTCAGGAAAGGATTGTTGGATTCATACCTGCAATGTTTAAGTCTTTAGAGAATAGCTTTACCGATCAGTGGACGATCATTGTAACGAAAATAAGtagttaaaaacaaaaacaaaaacgccaAAGCAACACTCCTTTTAGCTGCCATGATTGAAATGGAGACCCTTTTCTGGGGAGACTACTTTTCAAGCCTACATATTATTTTTTATACCATTTTCCAAGTACATAATGAGATTTAGTCACCGACACTAAGGTGAAtagctgttttagtatatactaaaacagtacGATAATATAGctcaaaagatgattttaactcctATATTCCTGAAACGatcgattacaatattttcgggcgcgtATCCCGCGCGAGTTTCTCGGAGGTGACAAGCAAAGGATAATCGgaatttgagtagccaatcagagtgcacctttaacgctatccactgttttagtctTATAATACTAATAGGAACTTTCTGATCTGATACCTTTCtccttatttccttttttttttaattagagTCAgagtttcagtttgtttttgtttttgtttttgttttgttttttttcataagtctGGATTCAGACCTGCAATGTTTAAGTCTTTAGAGGAGAGCTTTACCGATCAGTGGACTAGAACGTGATCGAACGTGGACTAGAACGTGATAGCTGTACTATCATTTTCTTCGGTTGTGCGTGTAATTTGGAGTGCTTGGTAAAGTTTTGAGCCCTTTTGCTTGTAATAAATGAGTAGATTTAGTTtgtagcttttttttctttttcgggaCAATCTCCACTACGTGAACAAGGCTTAAGACCACACCTGTACAAGACGATGTGGTCTTGTTGCTGTTATATCGAAAGCAGAGAGAAGTTAGGCAAACGTATATCAAGTAACTACATTAGTGTAAATCGCCAAGGTGTTGTCCACCAAGGTTAAAAAAAAGAGTGTTTGAGCGCATTCATGTGTTTGTAACGTAATAGCCTAGAGCTTGTTTTTCAGTTTGGAATACCAACTTTTAATAATCGGAGTTTGTCTTAAACAAGGTCAATAAAGCTTTGTTCTCCGGGAATTTAGAGCCATTCTTTGTTCGTACAGGTCCCCATCTGGTATAGGGTCTCAATATAATTTGGCTTGGACAAGGGGGCACTTCAAAAGATTCCAAAGGCCTTTCTAATTTTCCCCAATTTAGACATTTTAGCAGAGTCCTTTCAGAGTTTTTCCCTTCCAACTTCGGCTCTGCTATAAAAAAACGTTATCGTGAGAGAAAATGCATGTTTCCTCGATTGATTTTGTTCGGGTCGTTTCCcatagatttatttatttattatttatttatttatttattttaaatttatttccaacacttacactacttatgCTACTAATATTACACTGACTATACATGCACTACTTTTCAACACGATACTAAAACAAACGACTTGACGAAATACAGCAACTATTTACAATGCGATACTAACGCTACTAAGGACAATACTAATACTACAATACAGTTACTTACAAATTACCATAATTAATGATTAATAACGTTTCccatagatggtttgcaaccaatctcgaGAGACATAGATAACAATACTGCTATGTACAATTGCTCTTGGACGAACAACGGGAGCTAATGAGATCTTTTTTCttcgttcaccaacatggcggcgatgacatAACGTGATCATGAAAACCACTTTTACAAATACTATGGTTCGAATTCAACAAACCAGCGATCGAAATTGAGGCGGACAATATTACttatattttgaaagaaacaaagacCTTTTCCCTGAATTTATTGATAGATGATAAAAGGACAAAATCCAAACGCTAATGCAGCTATTGTCTAAGGTTAATAAACACCCAcaccgcggtcaaacgtctgagcatgcgcgagaaattgtattggaggcaactctgtctatttcaaaacactggCAGAGAAGGGAATGGAGATCTAATCTCCGATAACAATgaacttattgttaaaaataatcactgaacatttcgccacttgatgcttttagacttcttgctttaactgatgccttaccacttgaatggcgtgaaggtttaaaaacaatttcctacatAGAGGATGAGCCCTTTTAATATACATGATGAGATCAAACTTAACTTAAACGAGCAAACTATTCTAATCAAAACAGCGGCTTCCAAAATTGTCTACAAGGAACTTCGAAATAGAACCATCACTCCACCAACTGCTCAGCTGAAATTTAAcactaaatttgttgatgatgtctTAGAATGGAAGGAGATTTACAGCTTGCCTTTCCGCGCTACCTTGGATACAAAATCGCGtgaatttcagtacaaattgCTTAAAAGATGTCTggtaacaaatgcttttttgttcaaGTTGGACTTGCATCAACTCGAGCATGTTCTTTTTGTGGAGATATGGACGAATCCCTCGAGTACCTTATTACATCTTGTCATTATTTTGGGCAAATACAAAGTACAATAATGTGCAATGGTACCACTGCTGTACGTATATgtgagaaaaaattgtttacaatgtaaaaaagatgatgaagaggtgtatgtgtatgtgtaagTGAGTGTAGTAGGGTAGTAAGTGAGAGTAGTGTGTAGTAAAATTGTATGTAAAActggaaatcaataaatatcattaaaatacaaaaacaaattacgcgagaaattgcaggaacatagaacagcgtttgtcctcggcaagtatcaaatttctgtggcttagacaaatccacgatccctccggtgtatcttccgctctcgacaacgctttatcGACCCTCAAGAGCGGCTGTTCTCAACACTTTTTTTTCCTGTCCGCGTTTTCGCTTCCTTTATACATATTCTTCGGGTGGTCACGCTCAGtgacaacgacagtaaacaaatcgCAGCAGCGACAAGCTTTCATATGTCGACCgttttaacactaagaactattttagtgaaggtcaaaaaaatttagtgaactcggaaaataaagaaagtttaTCAAACTATCGACTGTTAAGACGAAAACCTTCCGTTTGCTgtacttcgcttcactttagcaaattaatcactgtcattcaatatttttttcgcgtaacaacggttctgcaatggtttcaatgaaatttgcgcGGGAAATTTTCGCGACCGGCGACCGGGAACGagtgcattgcgcatgctcttGCGTTTGACCGCGGTTAAATAAACACCAAAATATGCTCTTtcacaatctcgaccccaggttttgcagagctcttctcttgactgagcgagagaagagctctggggaaccctgaaacaaagtgtcttcccattggttttcgtgaagaacaatcaaaggCGTCTCTAATTGCTGCATttatgttagcacgaggagtgaccaggcgccgtaaggttcaaatagccaattttttggctataagaactctacgacgcatgttctcctacatagagttacccagagccttgggtcgatccgaggctctggtgacgagaatggctCTTTTACAGATGAACCTGTCAATCAACTAGGGATTTCAGCTCCACATATGTCCAATACTGCTACAAAATGAAATTCATGGTACTTTGCATACACATCACAATGTGTCACGAAGTTTCTCCTCAAGCCAAAGAACTAGTTAAGGTCATTGCATGAACGTGTGTAACTTCGTGATTTATGGACAAGAGTGATGTTTTAAAAGCAGTTTTAGAGCTTTAACGTGCAAGTGTATTATATATTCACTGAACCAAAATTACTCCATAACTTCTATTGCAGTCTGTAActtatttatgcattcgtcattgaccaatcggAAACGCgctattttgttgagtatatctttaacaactattcaccgaaatgGAGATAGCTGGTGGtggatattagggagcttaagcatgcgcgtttttgagacgcggacgccaaccggaaaagaacatttcgtGAGCCAGGAGAGTGGTGtcttatactaatcatctctaatggagaaaagaaacttggcaatgaaatgtggttgtggttggttgtgtgaagacaagataaaagggaaaacagctcacttccggttgtcgttcacgtctcaaaaacgcgtccGAAAGTGGTAGTGACAAGATAagctaaaagggaaaacagaaaatacgttgcgtgcttaagctccctgtttaCCGAGAATGACTTCAACGCTACCCTTTGCTGTTTTAATATATACTAAAATAAATTACAGTAAACGTCAAGGGTTTCATCCAATGTAGATGTATCGTTGCGTGAATCGTGCACGTTATCACGCGACAAGAACGGGTTAATTAAACTGTAAGTGAAAGCTACCCCGGGCAAGGAAGTCCCTTTCGTTATCGGACACGAGCGCatttgcgcatgagcagaacAAAGACCCAATGAGGATCCCCAATGAGTAAAACATAATTGCTTTTTCAGTTCACAAATAAACTAAAACTAATGCACGGAGGCAACCTACAATTTTTTAAGAGCAAAAATAGCTTAAGCTTTATACAAAAGtttttttagcatttaaaaGCACTCACAGTACCGTATAATTTGTCGATAAAGAGTGAAGTGCGCATTGCGATGCACAACCCAAATGATAAGCGTTAGACTAATATTTACAAACTTCGAACTACCGGCCATGATAGCATGGTACTGTATTGAAGCAAGTCCATCACTTCCAGTTCTCCCAACCTCACTTTTTACCATAAAAACGTCGGTAAAAAGCCGATGTGAAAGTAAACACTCCTCCAGTATACTCGCACCATTCCTCAGTTTTTCATCTTTTCCGAACATCACGCGATTATTCATTTTGCTAACAGGATTCAACGCTCGTTTCCCCTATCACGATACTCGTTCCTACGCATGCGCTCATCcactcgtaaaaaaaaaaaaccagtacgCGCGTCGCTACTGTTTGGCCCTCGCCACGTTAGATACGTTGT is a window of Montipora capricornis isolate CH-2021 chromosome 13, ASM3666992v2, whole genome shotgun sequence DNA encoding:
- the LOC138029008 gene encoding cholesterol oxidase-like — its product is MTTTTAPAWAKFPILATPNTSVKSKYDVVVVGSGYGGSIAASRCARAGQSVCVLERGKEWRPGDFSEEFAKVAKETQVTVGGLIDQVGKPNSLFEFFYTDDLTVAQGCGLGGTSLINANVGIKMEKAVFQDSEWPKAIRNDRKALFKKDRRHFYEMIKPLPYPDDYPHLHKIDRMEDSVSEFADLEDLHKKKKKKEKKLLNRLDLYVTFEDKRKNHVGVSQPKCTACGNCVGGCNVGSKNTLNMNYLPDAKAHGAELFTEVEVLTVLRPAADSTVWEVTYKRTDDDSTDEEYKVQATFVILGAGAIGSTKVLLRSKASGLNVSNQLGKRFSTNGDVIASSFCGDNIVNAIGIPYETAPGVDHPPGPTITTVADFRRFTPGNFERHHVIQDFGIPVGLASPFIIGLAVKALFSGDEQYPDIEDVDKFYKAVKSEAGEKSLAFLGMSHDDAKGVISFDNGIFDITWNKVGCESNFFEVNKRMKTMTDALGGTFIPNPKWAKGQKRSVITGHPLGGCSMGESGKTAVVNHAGQVFDGNTNNLHEGLLVVDGSIVPRPLGVNPSLTIAMLAERCIRLLAERQGWTIDYDTFTPLDY